A genomic window from Triticum urartu cultivar G1812 chromosome 7, Tu2.1, whole genome shotgun sequence includes:
- the LOC125523475 gene encoding uncharacterized protein LOC125523475, translated as MGCGFSTGAAGGGGGLRPFAGVRVIHTNGYVEDFPAGEDGAPVTVARATASSPSSCRYVLCSSAHLLQPGRALFRPDDALQPGTVYFLLPHSIFQAESSAVDLACLMNRLTALARKGGGPAPSAVDALFSGDSAQRRGSSPEAEGQTAKPPRPAAKSCAAAAAASAGPWRPRLDRIDESMGRSSMRSASTLSNRSSQD; from the coding sequence ATGGGGTGCGGCTTCTcgacgggggcggcgggcggcgggggcgggctGCGGCCGTTCGCGGGGGTGCGGGTGATCCACACCAACGGCTACGTGGAGGACTTCCCCGCGGGCGAGGACGGGGCGCCGGTCACCGTCGCGCGCGCCACGGCCTCCTCGCCCTCCTCGTGCCGGTACGTGCTGTGCTCGTCGGCGCACCTGCTGCAGCCGGGCCGCGCGCTGTTCCGGCCGGACGATGCGCTGCAGCCGGGCACCGTCTACTTCCTGCTCCCGCACTCCATCTTCCAGGCCGAGTCCTCCGCGGTCGACCTCGCCTGCCTCATGAACCGCCTCACCGCGCTCGCGCGCAAGGGCGGCGGCCCCGCGCCCAGCGCCGTCGACGCGCTCTTCTCCGGCGACTCCGCCCAGCGCCGCGGCAGCAGCCCCGAGGCCGAGGGGCAGACCGccaagccgccccgccccgccgccaagagctgcgccgccgccgccgccgcctccgcggGGCCGTGGCGGCCGCGGCTCGACCGGATCGACGAGTCCATGGGCCGCTCCTCCATGCGGAGCGCCTCCACCCTGAGCAACCGCAGCAGCCAGGACTAG